The following nucleotide sequence is from Streptomyces bathyalis.
TCCAGGTCCTGCGATTTGAGCTGGAGCGCCTCGGCCTGCCGGGCGGGCAGCGACTCGCTCCGCTGTGCCAGCCACTTCGCCTCCGCACGGTCGCACACCACTTCCTCGACGGGCACGGGCGCGGGGACGGCCATCGCGGAGCGGCTGCTCACCTCGGCCTCCCGGTGGAGTTGCCGGTACCGGTCGACGCACAGCCGCATCGTCACCGTCGTCAACCAGGCGGGCAGCCGCTCGTCGTCTATGTCCGGGTTCTCCACGGCTCGGAGCATCGCCTCGTGCACGGCGTCCTCGGCGTCCTCGGCGCTCATGGAACGACGCCGGGCCACCTTGAGGAGCTGCTCACGGTGGCTCCACATGCGTTGCCACCGCTCGTCAGCGGACTCGTGCCGTCCACCGGATCTGCCGGGATGAAGCTGCTGCGTGTTCCTCGCCATGGGGGCACTCCTTCGTGCCGTCGAGATCAAACCGAAGTGAACCTGCCTGCTCGGGACATGGGGCGGCCGGGTGCGCCGCCGGAGGCCAGGAACCGGATTCGACACCTGGGGCTTCGCCGGCTCGCCATGAGCCAGCAGAACAGCTTTGGCGTTAAGTCGACATTATTTGCGGTGCTCGCCCGTGGGGAGAGGGTGCCGGCGAGGAAAGCGTCACACTTCTCCGGCCTGTGATCTCCGGCGTCCAATCAGGATCTGCCGGCTCCAGGGATGCCTTTCCGGGTGGTGAGCTCGCCTGCCATCTCTCCCCCGCAGGCTCCTCGGCGGCCGCCCGCCGGCGGCTCGACGAGGCTTCCAGCGTTGCGCGTCGCCGGTTCCTCGCGACCGGCGGCGGAAGCCCCCGGCTGGACGCGGAACCGGACAAGCGGAGCAACTGCCGAGCCCCGGAGTCCGGTGACGGATCCTCCGGCGCGACGATTCGAAGCAGCGTGTGCAGGGGTCTTGCGCTGCCGCGTGGCAGGGAATCAGGATGCACCTCGCTAGTGACCCACCAGTAACCGAGCCCCGCCCGGGGCTGGAACCGGAAGAAGGTCCTGCCATGCCGTCGATTCGCCGCGCCGCTGTCACGGGCCTGGCCGTTCTGTTCCTCTCCGCGCTCGGTGCGGCACCGGCCGACGCTGACACTCCCGGCGTCGGCGGCTACACCGACCCGGGCTTCGCCGCGGATTGCACCTTCCACCACTTCGGCGAGGGCGAGACACCACCGCTGAGCATGATCGGATCGGAACCGCTGTGCGTCGAGTACGCCAAGCGGGACATCACCGTTTCCAACGGCGGCGCGGCGCGGTTCCTGCTCGCGCCGAGCCCACGCGCTTCGCGATCGCCGTTCCGGCGTGCCGCTACTGGCAGTTGGACCACTGGAGCGTGCAGGTACGGCCAGGTGATCCCACCCTGGTGGGCTGGGACGGCAGTTACTGGTTCGACAAGTCGGCCGGCACCGCGGGAGCGTCGGTGCGCAACCTGACCGTTGCGGGGCAGCCGGCGACGCCCGAGGAGGCTGCTTCCGCGCTGCGCCCGTACGATCCGCAGCTCGCCGACGCGCTCGAAGAGGCGGCGCGCGGCGCCTCAGCCCGACTTCCCACCTCGCTCCCGTGCTTGGGGATCGGCACATGAGCCCGCGGCCGTCACGGCGGCAGCTTGTCGCTGCGCTGACGGGCGCCTTGGTCGCGGTCGGCAGCATGACGATCACTGCCTCTTCGGCGGCCGCCGCGCCCACCGGGACCGCGCAGGGCGGCGCGGCGCTGGGCGCTCTCGACACCGTCGCCACGCTGGAGGCCTTCGCCGACACCATGGTCCCCGGCGAGAAACGGCACCGGCACGACCGGGCCGTCGCGGGAGCCGCGCCGGGACCCGGCGCGGTCCACGCCGGAGCAGTCACGCTCCTGCAACTCCCGGAACTCGGCGTCGGAGTGCTCCTTCCGGAGCTCGCCGCACTGCTGAACACGGAGGCCACGGCCTGGGCGCTGGCCCGGGGTCATGTGCTGCTGCCCAGCCAACCCCCGTTCGTCGCGCTGGACTTCGAGGATCGGACCCACCTCGCGGGCAAGCTGCTGAGCAGCGCCGGACTGCACCAGAAGGTCTATGTGCTGCTGGCACTGTTCAGCGCGGCGGCCTTCGACACGGCAGCCCATCTGCACACCACCGACGCGTTGGACAAGCGCCATCCCGGGTTGACGTGGCTGCGCTTCCCCGCGCCCGGCACGGACGGCTTCTGGCGCTATCCGACGTACTCGTACGGCAAGCGGCTCGCACATGAGCATCCGCACACCACCGCCGGAGGCCATCCCGCATGAGCGTCACGGAACGCACCGACGTCCTGGTCGTCGGCAGTGGCTTCGGCGGCTCCATACCCGCCTACCACCTCGCGGCGGGCGGCGCCCGGGTCGTCGTCCTCGAACGCGGCCCCCGACTGGGGTCCCGGGACTTCGCGCACGATCAGCGCATCGGCAGCTACACCCGGATCGTCGACCTTGTGCAGGGTGACGGCATCACCGTCGTCGCGGGAAACTGCGTCGGCGGCTCCAGCGTTGTCTACTTCGCCGCGTCCCTGCGGGCCCCCAGCTTCGTCTTCGAGCGCCAAGGGAGCCTGGGTCACCGCCTGTGGCCCAACGCGCTGACCCGCTCGACGCTGGACCCCTGGTACGACAGGGTCGAGGAGACCCTCCCGGTGGCGCAGCAGCGATGGGACCAAGTGCCGTACCCGGGCGGCCTGTTCGCCGCGGCATGCGAACGCGCCGGGCGTACATGCAACCCCGTGCCGGTCGCCGTCGACCTGGCACGCTGCACCAACTGCAACTGGATGCTGAACGGCTGCCACTTCGACGCCAAGCGCTCGATGCTGCTGAACTATCTGCCCGCCGCCACCGCGGCCGGTGCCGAGGTGCGGGCCCTTCACGAGGTGCAGACGATCGCGCCCGCCACCTCCCCCGGCTACCGCTATCGGGTCGCCTACACCGTTCTTGACCCGGACGACTACCGGCTCTCCCAGGGCGCGGGGGCCGTCGAGGCCAAGGTGGTGGTCCTC
It contains:
- a CDS encoding DUF5987 family protein, with translation MTITASSAAAAPTGTAQGGAALGALDTVATLEAFADTMVPGEKRHRHDRAVAGAAPGPGAVHAGAVTLLQLPELGVGVLLPELAALLNTEATAWALARGHVLLPSQPPFVALDFEDRTHLAGKLLSSAGLHQKVYVLLALFSAAAFDTAAHLHTTDALDKRHPGLTWLRFPAPGTDGFWRYPTYSYGKRLAHEHPHTTAGGHPA